The following coding sequences lie in one Musa acuminata AAA Group cultivar baxijiao chromosome BXJ1-8, Cavendish_Baxijiao_AAA, whole genome shotgun sequence genomic window:
- the LOC103994671 gene encoding dirigent protein 11-like: MASSPFSPLLLLPLVILATVAIGSSSDEPKEKMTHLHFYFYDYYGGPNATTITVVSPPGNSSFGSIGVGDNILREGPESSSKLIGRAQELAVQAGQESTAYLSALNFVFTAGEYNGSGFSILGRAVLTETMERGIVGGTGMFRMARGYTLSKLIRSTGTTELELVMEYDAYIYHY, translated from the coding sequence ATGGCCTCATCTCcattctctcctcttctcctccttcccctCGTCATCTTGGCCACTGTTGCCATTGGAAGCAGCAGTGATGAACCCAAAGAGAAGATGACCCACCTCCACTTCTACTTTTACGACTACTACGGTGGCCCGAACGCGACCACCATCACCGTCGTCAGCCCTCCCGGTAACTCCTCCTTCGGGAGCATCGGAGTGGGCGACAACATTCTCAGGGAAGGGCCCGAGTCGAGCTCCAAGCTCATCGGGAGGGCGCAGGAGCTCGCGGTGCAGGCGGGCCAGGAGAGCACGGCCTATCTCTCGGCGTTAAACTTCGTGTTCACCGCCGGAGAGTACAACGGGAGCGGCTTCTCCATCTTAGGCAGGGCGGTGCTGACGGAGACGATGGAGCGGGGCATCGTCGGGGGTACCGGCATGTTCCGAATGGCGCGGGGCTACACCCTCAGCAAGCTCATCAGGTCAACTGGAACGACCGAACTCGAGCTTGTGATGGAGTACGATGCTTACATCTATCACTACTGA
- the LOC135587848 gene encoding uncharacterized protein LOC135587848 isoform X2 — protein MNHASCYDMIEQFCQYILSQLPSLRKQRECPQEAMEAISTLIFAAARFPDLPELCDLRHAFVERYGSHMESSVKAEFVEKIQEKSFSKKKKLQLLQNIAEEFTLRWDPKTSCLQSHNAPKPKSTRPKEVAASHDVDNGASSAKAPTKEESPSKRKYGSNPVSAVGKQGGEVEQKDIHVIPTTINRQSHDQVEKPTSTENTELYQTDNAVRPFVKHKRNHDGIRKNKVDYLQSRTEKVQKEQHHSIEKQEVGSVKSQNVRLANVAPPYAKSIDSRFHVEETRGDGTVPPCTKLNWIENGHHVEGKIGDVRDHNRSQRHEASDRSVVEKPSVGPVNNNGRGRYVIPPYVKPGVIDFSTNGEQTLQNIGVDDGKSNGTQGVSRDEKPKPVCMRRKSQRPPVTEINEGTIDDEKTTSFTPGDQRRHRGKRSTDTNDENFVEEKIAIRESRSRIGDEMDNAIDYSKLLLRSSNELRRHTSRHTAAMNDCEYDEEEIAVEKLLLHYSRKGRARDPIKERRTANHVDLDRFERPANSKIQLIQRRAVPPPERVISVPSEPVSPAEVKAPARSTSMQPDPSNPKVGRVHPKLPEFDQLAARLAATKKKT, from the exons ATGAACCATGCATCCTGCTATGACATGATTGAGCAATTCTGCCAATATATCTTGAGTCAGCTTCCGAGCCTACGAAAGCAGAG GGAATGTCCTCAGGAAGCCATGGAAGCAATATCAACTCTAATTTTTGCTGCAGCAAGATTTCCAGATTTACCAGAGTTGTGTGATCTCAGGCATGCTTTCGTAGAACGATACGGGAGTCATATGGAGTCATCTGTAAAAGCGGAG TTTGTTGAGAAAATTCAGGAAAAGTCattttcaaagaaaaagaagctGCAGCTACTGCAAAATATTGCAGAAGAGTTCACCTTAAGATGGGATCCTAAGACATCCTGTCTCCAATCACACAATGCCCCCAAACCTAAATCT ACTCGACCTAAGGAAGTTGCAGCTTCACATGATGTAGATAATGGAGCTTCCTCTGCGAAGGCCCCGACAAAAGAGGAGAGTCCATCCAAGAGAAAATATGGCTCTAATCCTGTAAGTGCTGTTGGAAAACAAGGAGGGGAAGTGGAGCAGAAAGACATTCATGTGATTCCAACTACTATAAATAGGCAATCGCATGATCAGGTGGAGAAACCAACAAGTACAGAGAATACTGAATTGTATCAAACTGATAATGCAGTTCGGCCATTTGTTAAACATAAGAGAAATCATGATGGAATACGTAAAAATAAAGTTGATTATCTCCAGAGTAGGACAGAAAAGGTGCAAAAGGAGCAGCATCATAGTATAGAGAAGCAAGAAGTTGGCTCAGTGAAATCTCAGAATGTGAGACTTGCGAATGTGGCTCCTCCATACGCCAAGTCGATTGATAGTCGATTTCATGTGGAAGAAACAAGAGGAGATGGTACAGTTCCTCCATGCACTAAATTGAACTGGATCGAGAATGGGCACCATGTGGAAGGAAAAATTGGTGATGTCCGAGACCATAATAGGTCGCAAAGGCATGAAGCATCGGATCGTAGTGTAGTAGAAAAGCCATCAGTCGGACCAGTGAACAACAATGGGAGAGGACGCTATGTGATTCCGCCTTATGTAAAGCCTGGGGTCATTGATTTCTCAACCAACGGAGAGCAAACACTTCAAAACATTGGTGTAGATGATGGCAAGTCTAATGGTACCCAAGGAGTTTCTCGTGATGAGAAGCCGAAGCCGGTTTGCATGAGGAGGAAATCCCAGAGGCCACCAGTTACCGAGATCAATGAGGGTACGATCGATGATGAGAAGACCACAAGTTTTACCCCCGGCGACCAGAGAAGACATAGGGGCAAACGGAGCACTGATACCAACGATGAAAACTTTGTGGAAGAAAAGATTGCGATTAGAGAGTCAAGATCGCGAATCGGTGATGAAATGGATAATGCTATAGATTACAGTAAGCTCTTgcttcgatcatccaatgaactaaGACGACATACCAGTAGGCATACTGCTGCTATGAACGATTGTGAGTATGATGAGGAAGAAATAGCTGTGGAGAAGCTCTTGCTGCACTACAGCAGGAAAGGGAGAGCTAGAGATCCCATCAAGGAAAGAAGGACAGCAAATCATGTCGATCTAGATAGATTTGAGCGTCCTGCGAACAGCAAAATTCAACTGATCCAGAGAAGAGCAGTGCCTCCTCCAGAAAGGGTCATCTCAGTGCCATCAGAACCAGTTAGTCCAGCCGAAGTCAAGGCACCTGCTCGGTCCACTTCGATGCAGCCTGATCCATCGAATCCTAAGGTCGGTCGAGTGCATCCAAAGCTGCCAGAATTTGATCAGCTGGCTGCACGTCTTGCTGCCACAAAGAAGAAAACTTAA
- the LOC135587848 gene encoding uncharacterized protein LOC135587848 isoform X1, translating to MLCSLLGGKFSNKCKHAVRFIKARMGPIRNKKQAVVRCLKRDVAGLIAAGHEAIAFGRIDALIVEMNHASCYDMIEQFCQYILSQLPSLRKQRECPQEAMEAISTLIFAAARFPDLPELCDLRHAFVERYGSHMESSVKAEFVEKIQEKSFSKKKKLQLLQNIAEEFTLRWDPKTSCLQSHNAPKPKSTRPKEVAASHDVDNGASSAKAPTKEESPSKRKYGSNPVSAVGKQGGEVEQKDIHVIPTTINRQSHDQVEKPTSTENTELYQTDNAVRPFVKHKRNHDGIRKNKVDYLQSRTEKVQKEQHHSIEKQEVGSVKSQNVRLANVAPPYAKSIDSRFHVEETRGDGTVPPCTKLNWIENGHHVEGKIGDVRDHNRSQRHEASDRSVVEKPSVGPVNNNGRGRYVIPPYVKPGVIDFSTNGEQTLQNIGVDDGKSNGTQGVSRDEKPKPVCMRRKSQRPPVTEINEGTIDDEKTTSFTPGDQRRHRGKRSTDTNDENFVEEKIAIRESRSRIGDEMDNAIDYSKLLLRSSNELRRHTSRHTAAMNDCEYDEEEIAVEKLLLHYSRKGRARDPIKERRTANHVDLDRFERPANSKIQLIQRRAVPPPERVISVPSEPVSPAEVKAPARSTSMQPDPSNPKVGRVHPKLPEFDQLAARLAATKKKT from the exons ATGTTGTGCAGCTTGCTGGGTGGCAAATTCTCCAACAAATG CAAGCACGCGGTGAGATTCATCAAGGCGAGGATGGGACCGATCCGGAACAAGAAGCAGGCCGTGGTGAGGTGCCTCAAGAGGGACGTCGCCGGCCTCATCGCCGCCGGCCATGAAGCCATTGCGTTCGGAAGG ATTGATGCACTTATTGTTGAGATGAACCATGCATCCTGCTATGACATGATTGAGCAATTCTGCCAATATATCTTGAGTCAGCTTCCGAGCCTACGAAAGCAGAG GGAATGTCCTCAGGAAGCCATGGAAGCAATATCAACTCTAATTTTTGCTGCAGCAAGATTTCCAGATTTACCAGAGTTGTGTGATCTCAGGCATGCTTTCGTAGAACGATACGGGAGTCATATGGAGTCATCTGTAAAAGCGGAG TTTGTTGAGAAAATTCAGGAAAAGTCattttcaaagaaaaagaagctGCAGCTACTGCAAAATATTGCAGAAGAGTTCACCTTAAGATGGGATCCTAAGACATCCTGTCTCCAATCACACAATGCCCCCAAACCTAAATCT ACTCGACCTAAGGAAGTTGCAGCTTCACATGATGTAGATAATGGAGCTTCCTCTGCGAAGGCCCCGACAAAAGAGGAGAGTCCATCCAAGAGAAAATATGGCTCTAATCCTGTAAGTGCTGTTGGAAAACAAGGAGGGGAAGTGGAGCAGAAAGACATTCATGTGATTCCAACTACTATAAATAGGCAATCGCATGATCAGGTGGAGAAACCAACAAGTACAGAGAATACTGAATTGTATCAAACTGATAATGCAGTTCGGCCATTTGTTAAACATAAGAGAAATCATGATGGAATACGTAAAAATAAAGTTGATTATCTCCAGAGTAGGACAGAAAAGGTGCAAAAGGAGCAGCATCATAGTATAGAGAAGCAAGAAGTTGGCTCAGTGAAATCTCAGAATGTGAGACTTGCGAATGTGGCTCCTCCATACGCCAAGTCGATTGATAGTCGATTTCATGTGGAAGAAACAAGAGGAGATGGTACAGTTCCTCCATGCACTAAATTGAACTGGATCGAGAATGGGCACCATGTGGAAGGAAAAATTGGTGATGTCCGAGACCATAATAGGTCGCAAAGGCATGAAGCATCGGATCGTAGTGTAGTAGAAAAGCCATCAGTCGGACCAGTGAACAACAATGGGAGAGGACGCTATGTGATTCCGCCTTATGTAAAGCCTGGGGTCATTGATTTCTCAACCAACGGAGAGCAAACACTTCAAAACATTGGTGTAGATGATGGCAAGTCTAATGGTACCCAAGGAGTTTCTCGTGATGAGAAGCCGAAGCCGGTTTGCATGAGGAGGAAATCCCAGAGGCCACCAGTTACCGAGATCAATGAGGGTACGATCGATGATGAGAAGACCACAAGTTTTACCCCCGGCGACCAGAGAAGACATAGGGGCAAACGGAGCACTGATACCAACGATGAAAACTTTGTGGAAGAAAAGATTGCGATTAGAGAGTCAAGATCGCGAATCGGTGATGAAATGGATAATGCTATAGATTACAGTAAGCTCTTgcttcgatcatccaatgaactaaGACGACATACCAGTAGGCATACTGCTGCTATGAACGATTGTGAGTATGATGAGGAAGAAATAGCTGTGGAGAAGCTCTTGCTGCACTACAGCAGGAAAGGGAGAGCTAGAGATCCCATCAAGGAAAGAAGGACAGCAAATCATGTCGATCTAGATAGATTTGAGCGTCCTGCGAACAGCAAAATTCAACTGATCCAGAGAAGAGCAGTGCCTCCTCCAGAAAGGGTCATCTCAGTGCCATCAGAACCAGTTAGTCCAGCCGAAGTCAAGGCACCTGCTCGGTCCACTTCGATGCAGCCTGATCCATCGAATCCTAAGGTCGGTCGAGTGCATCCAAAGCTGCCAGAATTTGATCAGCTGGCTGCACGTCTTGCTGCCACAAAGAAGAAAACTTAA